The DNA window GCCCGGCTATATCCGATATGTTCGAGGGGCGGTCGAGGATGCTATCCTAACTTAGCTTTGGTTTCTTTAAGAACGAATTGAAATTTAGACTAGGGCGAAACAGTGGGCATCCAGTCGAAGGACCTTTGTAAAAGTGTAAATTCGAGACCTTAAAGTAGCTTAGAGCCAGGTTTTGTCGTCGGACGAGTCGCGGTCGGAGAGGACAGGATTGGCCCGCCGATAGTTGTTGTTGTACGGCGAGGAGCAGACGATCTGGGTCTGCATCTCCAGGCTCTCCCTCTCCGGCGGCACCACCTGGATGGCCGGCTGTCAGGAGAGCAGCTGCGTGGTGTTGGCCTTACTGCTGGAATTGGTCACCGCGGTGGCACTATTGGGTCCTGACCACCGCTGCTGCATTTCCTGCTGGTAGGACAACCGTTTCCTGTGTCCTCCACCTCCAGATCCGCCGGATGACAGCGACTCCGCCGGCAGACTGTTCCTCAACGTCGCACTGCGACCTGTTCCTGGGGATTGGATGTGGGGGAAATATAATTAGATGCCAGCTTATCCAACTAAGGATGGACTGGACTCGAACTCACCGCTGTGCGAAATTCGATGCGATTTGGGTGAGCTGGGACAGGTATAAAGTATCGATTTCTGGGTATCTATCAATATGGAACTCATTAGCGTGCACTCCTTCTTGTTTCAACTGTGAGTGGTCAAACCTACCATTGCGCTTGATGCGATTGTGATCCGGGGAACCGGAGCAGGAGTACCGGGATGTCAGGTTCTCCCGCCGACTGAAGGGTTCAGTGCCCACGCGCACAAACAGGCACCAGCGGAAGACCATCTTGAAACCATAGCGAAAGCTGGAAGGAATAGTGAATTATGTGCACAATGAATTAAATGATTAATAGAGGAACTCAAGTTCATTGTCATTTAAATCTTAAATGCGTTCCCATTCCACTACTCCACTACTTACCACTTATAGCTCAATAAACTTCAACTTGCCCCAAGGGCACTTCGATACCTCCACCCTAACTAGCTTAGTCCAGTATTTATGGACTTCAATTGTGACAATCCCTGAACGACATCAAGTTCCTTTATTTATGAGCAGCTTTTCCGTTGGCTGCCACATCCATCCCACCCACATCCAAGCACACCGAGCTAGACACCGCTTACTCATATAATCTATGGTGTTACGGGAGTGTTTTTTACGGGCCAGCGCGGCAAGTTAATATCCCCGTGTTGCCCATGGGTAGTAAATGTAGTAAATGGAAATAAAGAGCTGCGTTGTCGTTGACGTTGTCGTCATCATTTGCATATGGAGCGCCATCAATTGTGGGGAGCTGGCCGTGATCCTTGGTTGCGGAGCTCAGGTGCTGGCCCGTTGGCTTTTATTCCACGTAGTAACCCCATTATCCGGCTCCCTTCCAGGCCAGCGTTTATCCATCAGTCAGATATCCGCTGACTGAGCGGAATTAATTGCAATCCGCTACGTTTTTCCGGCCACGAGCACCGACTGCCAATTTGTACGTCCATATATATTGAACAACGCCTTTTGTTTAAGTgcgcatatatgtatatgtagcGTTTCAACACCAACAGGTTGGGGCACAAGAATAGTGCCACAAAAGTAACTGGCTTCTGTCTACGATCTCCCTGAGTCTTGGCACCCCTTTAAGAGTAACTTTAAGTTCAGCTTCTTGAAGAAGCGAGGATGTAACCCCAGCTGTTCGCCAACTTGCCTCAAATGGATGTCAACTTGCGTGCTTTTATTTCAGCCGCAGCTGTACGACAGTTTTCCAGAATCATGCTGTCATGTGTCCACAAACTATATTCAAAGTGCGAGGCAGTGGCAGCCACTCAGCGAGGAAACACTTCGCTCGTCGTTCCTGCAGTAATGATGACGAGCACATTAATTTCCGGGGAGCCGGCTAACAAATCAACTAATCTTGCCGAGATGCCGATGTCTTGAatgccaccgccaccgccactgCACTTAGTGCCCTAATAGTGCTAATTCAACCGCAAATTACCCAATTTGCTGCGGGTTAAGGCAACCACATGAGCATGGACAGGAACATGGAGCCCTAATCCTGCAACCAAATGAAGTGGCAATCGAGTGGTCCACTACTCACCGCGAATTCATCCAGCAGTATATAATGGGATTGTACATGGAGTTGCTCATGGCCAGCCAGTAGATGGCCAGGTAGAGTTCCTGGATGAAGGGCGCCTCCGTTATGGCCGGGTAGCAGGATGTGATGATGAAGTAGCTGTGGAACGGCAGCCAGCAGATGGCGAATATCAGGACGACCACAATCATCATCTTCACCACCTGGGGAGAGCGGAGTGAGTGCAATGTTTGAGTCTTATCAAATAGCCAAAAGCCATTAGTCTATTTTGTGGCCAGAAGGATAATCAAGTGTGATGTCAACTGGAATTTTCTAAGCTGATCTTTCTCTTCCTCAAAGTTCAAGCTATGTACCTATTGCTCAGAGTTCGGAGCTACATTTCAACATATAATTGCTGTTCAGCGAAACTAACTATCCTTGACTGGTTGTTATAGTTCGGAAACTACAGGTAAAGTTAATCTGCACATTAAACAACAGCGGCCAGCCAATTCGAACAGAAGTTTCGGAAAATCCCTAACAATTAAAACCCCTCGGCAAACGAGTGCAATAAAAGCAGCTGAAGATTAACTCTTAATAATTGCATGCTTAAGGCAATTCGTGTaaaaggaatttaatttaacggGAACAAATTTAATGGTATAACTAATCTTAGTATATCTATTCTCACATCTGTAAAGTtgtctaaaaataaaagcttAGTTCCAGATCTGGTGGTCTGCAAACAGCAGGTGCTCATTGGTGGCGACCAGAGCCGCCAGTGGACACCCCAAATCCCGGCCAGGACTTACCCTTCGCTTACTCCGCACATTCTCCACCTGTCGGGGCGTGCACTCGCCGATGGTCTTGGATCCCCAGAGCTCGATGCCCACGCGCGAGTAGGTGACCGTCATGGAGACGATGGGCAGGAAGTAGGTTAGGATGATGATGAGAATGTTGTAGCTAAACGAGGGGACACAGAGCAGACCAAACACGGTGTTTACAAGCCTTTCAGTTAGTCGGGCGGGCAATGCTTTTAAAAGCCCCTATCGCTCCATCGGACATTGTTGCTGCCGacggcttttgttttatttttattgagcAAGTAGCAATTTGGAATGAATCTAAAATTAATGGCCTTGCATGTGGGACACAATGCATAACACGGGGGACACAGGACGCAGGACGCAGAACGTAGGACACCCACTGCTGCCAAATTGCCATACAAAATGGTTGTAAAAAGCAACACGTTTTATTTGCCCCTTTGCCCATGGACTTTCCCACCACCCACAATTTTCCACCCATCCAGTCAGTCGTTCGTTCGTTTTTTACGAGAACTTCTTGCTTCAGTTTTAGCTCCGAGTGTCCTCTTTTACGACCGCCGTTCCTCCGTAATCCCCCCTTCTCCGTGCGGATCAGGACTCCAATTGTCCCTGCATGTGCAACCGCCATTCTGATTGACGTCCTGATTTTTTGATTTACACCTCCATCTCGATGGAAAGGAAAACAGTGGCTTTCCTCTATGCACACTCAAATTGGATTCATATTCAAATTcagtcatatttaataactttAGTTTACTTTTTCTAGAGCATCTCAATCATTGAAGCCAAAGCATCCCCAGTTTTGTAGGAAATTAAAGGCTAGCTTCTCCAGAACCCCGATAACGAATGGATCCCATTCCATTTCCTCTCAGTGCAGTGTCCAAAACCTTCATTGTCCTCTCTAACTGCATTGGCATGGCCAACAAGGTCCGACAGCTTCGATACCCATAAATTGCGAACAGTAGGGATAAAGGATACTCACAGGGACTCCATCGTGGAGTGGTTGGTGGGCCCATCTGGCCACTCCGGGTAGCAGACCGTGCGGTTGCTGAGCCCGCGGACGGGCACCTCCTCCGTGCGGTAGATGATCATCATGGGGCAGGAGATGAGCGTGGAGGCCAGCCAGATGACCGCCGCGATGGCCAGGTTGCACCGCTTGCTCATCCGCGGCTGCAGTGGCCGGATGATTGCCACGTATCTGAAACGAGAGGTGCCGACTTAACACAATTTCCACTGCCACT is part of the Drosophila sechellia strain sech25 chromosome 3R, ASM438219v1, whole genome shotgun sequence genome and encodes:
- the LOC6612784 gene encoding tachykinin-like peptides receptor 99D isoform X2 produces the protein METGSFAFVVPWWRQVLWSILFGGMVIVATGGNLIVVWIVMTTKRMRTVTNYFIVNLSIADAMVSSLNVTFNYYYMLDSDWPFGEFYCKLSQFIAMLSICASVFTLMAISIDRYVAIIRPLQPRMSKRCNLAIAAVIWLASTLISCPMMIIYRTEEVPVRGLSNRTVCYPEWPDGPTNHSTMESLYNILIIILTYFLPIVSMTVTYSRVGIELWGSKTIGECTPRQVENVRSKRRVVKMMIVVVLIFAICWLPFHSYFIITSCYPAITEAPFIQELYLAIYWLAMSNSMYNPIIYCWMNSRFRYGFKMVFRWCLFVRVGTEPFSRRENLTSRYSCSGSPDHNRIKRNDTQKSILYTCPSSPKSHRISHSGTGRSATLRNSLPAESLSSGGSGGGGHRKRLSYQQEMQQRWSGPNSATAVTNSSSKANTTQLLS
- the LOC6612784 gene encoding tachykinin-like peptides receptor 99D isoform X1, giving the protein MENRSDFEADDYGDLSWSNWSNWSTPAGVLFSAMSSVLSASNHTPLQDFGQELGLSTSSFNHSQTISTDLPAAGDVEDAAEDAAASMETGSFAFVVPWWRQVLWSILFGGMVIVATGGNLIVVWIVMTTKRMRTVTNYFIVNLSIADAMVSSLNVTFNYYYMLDSDWPFGEFYCKLSQFIAMLSICASVFTLMAISIDRYVAIIRPLQPRMSKRCNLAIAAVIWLASTLISCPMMIIYRTEEVPVRGLSNRTVCYPEWPDGPTNHSTMESLYNILIIILTYFLPIVSMTVTYSRVGIELWGSKTIGECTPRQVENVRSKRRVVKMMIVVVLIFAICWLPFHSYFIITSCYPAITEAPFIQELYLAIYWLAMSNSMYNPIIYCWMNSRFRYGFKMVFRWCLFVRVGTEPFSRRENLTSRYSCSGSPDHNRIKRNDTQKSILYTCPSSPKSHRISHSGTGRSATLRNSLPAESLSSGGSGGGGHRKRLSYQQEMQQRWSGPNSATAVTNSSSKANTTQLLS